The segment TCATGTTTTTGAACCTGCTGCTAAAGTACATTTTTGTCCGCGCTCGGCCCAGTTTTGACGAACCCATCCTGCAGACGGCCTTGAGCACGTACAGTTTTCCCAGTGGCCATACCGCCACCTCGACGGCCCTGTACGGCTTGCTGGCCGCCTACCTGATTTGCCAGACGGCGCCGGGCGCCTGGGGCAAGCGCATCGCCATCGCGCTGGCGGCATTCCTGATGGCGGCGCTCGTGGGTTTCAGCCGCATCTACCTGGGCGCGCATTACCTGAGCGATGTGCTGGCGGCCATGGCGGAAAGCTATGGCTGGCTCGCCATCTGCATCGCCGGCGTGTCGACCCTGCGCCGGCGCCGGCACATCCGGCAAACCAAATAAGGGGGAACGATCCTGAGCAAGATTGCAGTTATCATCAACGGGGGCGCCGGCTGCGGCTATGCGCCCGACTGGGCGCAGCAGCTCGAAGCGAAATTCGCCACCGTGGGGCTTGACGCCGCCATCACCCTGGCGCAAAGCGGTGTCGAGATGATCGCCACGGCCGAACAAGCGCTGCGCGATGGCGCGCCCATCGTCGTGGCCGGCGGCGGCGACGGCACCATCAATGCCGTCGCTTCCGTCGTCGTGGGCAGCGGCACGCCGTTCGGCGTCTTGCCGCTGGGTAGCTTGAACCATTTCGCCAAGGATTTGACTATCCCGCTCGAGCTCGATGCGGCGATTGCCAACGTGGCGCAGGGCGTGCCGCGGCAGGTCGACGTGGGCGAAGTCAATGGCCGTATCTTCCTGAACAATTCCAGCCTGGGCCTGTATCCCGATATCGTGCGCGACCGCGAAAAGCAGCAGCGCCGGCTGGGGCGGGGCAAGTGGCTGGCCTTCAGCTGGGCCCTGGTGGCGGCCTTGCGCCGCTACCCGTTTCTCAGCGTGCAACTGACACTCAACGACGCCGTGCATGCGCGGCGCACGCCATTCGTCTTCATCGGCAATAATGAATACCTGATGGAAGGCTTGAATATCGGCGAGCGCGAACGGCTCGATGGCGGCCAGCTGAGCCTGTACGTGGCGCAGCGTCCGGGCCGATTGGGCTTGCTCAAGCTGGCCTTGCATGCGCTGTTCGGCAAGTTGTCGCAGGCCAAGGATTTTGACGTGCTGACGGCAACGGACCTGGAAATCGCCACGCATCACCGCCGCCTGCGCGTGGCCACCGATGGCGAGGTGACCATCATGAATACGCCGCTGCAGTACCGCATCCGTCCGGCCGCGCTGGACGTGATCGTGCCGGCGCCAGTCAAGGAGTAAGGCCATGCGTACCATCGTGCATTTGTCCGACTTGCATTTTGGCAGGGTCGACGCGGACTTGCTGGCACCCTTGCGCGCGCTCGTCGAGCGCCTGGAGCCGGACGTCGTGGTGGTGTCGGGCGACCTCACGCAGCGGGCCCGCAGCGTCCAGTTCCAGCAGGCGCGGCATTTTCTCGACAGCTTGCCGGGGCCGCAGATCGTCGTGCCGGGCAACCATGACGTTCCCCTGTACAACGTCTTTTCCCGCTTCCTCACGCCGCTGGTGAAGTACCGGCGCCATGTGACGGACGATTTGTCGCCTGAATATGTGGACGAGGAAATCGCCGTGCTGGGCATCAACACGGCCCGCTCCCTGACCTTCAAGGATGGGCGCATCAGCCACGAGCAGATCGATTTCCTGCGTGAACGCCTGGGCCGTTTGCCGCCCGGTTTGACGCGCATTATCGTCACGCATCACCCGTTCGACTTGCCCGAGCACTTCGACGAAGACGACCTGGTCGACCGCGCGCCGCAAGCCTTGCAAATGTTTTCCGAATGCGGCGTCGATTTGCTGCTGGCGGGACATTTGCATGCCAGCGTGGCGGGCAATACGGCCGAGCGCTACAAGATCGCCGGCTACGCCGCCCTGATGGTGCAGGCGGGCACGGCCACGTCCACGCGGGGCAGGGGCGAGTCGAACTCCTTCAACGTGCTGCGCGTGGAAAACAGCTGCATCCGGGTCGAGCGCTACAGCTGGAATGAAGATGCCGCCGACTTTGAAAAAGTCAGCACGGAAGCGTTCGAGCGCCAGGGTGGCGTGTGGGCCAGCTTGCGGCCGCTGTAGGTTTCCCGTAGGTCGGATTAGCGCGGCGAAGCCGGGCGTAATCCGACAATATTGTTGGCTTTGGTAATGGCTGTGGTGATGTCGGATTACGCTCCGCTAATCCGACCTACAGCCAGTAATTCATGAAGCGCGCCGCCCATTCCTTCATGCGGTCCGAGAGCGGCCGTGTTTCCCATTTCGATTTGGTGATTTCTTCCGAATCGCGCAAGTCTTCCTGGAAGGCGTTTTCCATTTCACGGCCGAAACTGTCACCGAGCACGATCACGTTCAGCTCGCTGTTGTGCAGGAAGCTGCGCATGTCGATATTCGTCGATCCGACGGTCGACCAGGCGCCGTCGATGACGGCCGTCTTGGCATGCAGCACGGCCAGTTTCAAATGAAAGATGCGGATGCCGCCGGCCAACAGCTGGTCGTACAGCGCGTGTCCAGCATGAAATACGAGGCCGCTGTCGGATACGCCGGGCAGCACCACGGTGACGTCCACGCCCCGCTTTGCAGCCGCGATCAGGGCGTCGACCGTCTGCTGGTCGGGCACGAAATAGGCGGACGTGATGTGGATCGATTTCTTGGCTTCCTGGATGGCCAGGATGTAGGCCTTGTAGATTTCAAAGCCGCCCTCGGGCTCGCTGGCCACGACGCGCACGAGCTTGTCGCCCACTTCGGCGAGGACAGGGAAATAATTGGCGTCCGGCAGGTCGGCCTGGTCTTGCTGGGCCCAGGTGCGGATGAACAGCCACTGGAAGGCGGCCACGGCCGGGCCTTCCACTTTCACGTGGGTATCGCGCCAGCCCACGTCCTTCTTGTCGGCGGCCTTGTTCTTGGAGCGGAACAGCGAGCTTTTTGCATAGGTATCGCTGATATTGATGCCGCCCGTAAAAGCCGTCTTGCCGTCGACGATCAGCACCTTGCGATGGTCGCGGTTGTTGATCTTCCAGTCGTCTCCCTTGAGCTTGGCCGGATTGACGGGGTTGAACGCCACCAGGTGCACGCCGGCCGCGCGCATGCGATCAAAAAACGCCTGCGGCACGCCGATGGTGCCCACGCTGTCGTAGATGACGTTGACCGTCACGCCCGCTTGCTGCTTTTCGATCAGCATGTCGGCAAATTTCAGGCCCAGCGGGTCCTGGTCGAAGATATACGTTTCCAGGTTGATGCTGGTCTTGGCGTCGCTGATGGCCTGGAACATGGCGGCCATGGTTTGCGGGCCGTCGAACAGCAAGGTTACCTTGTTGCCCTTGATCAAAGGCACGCCCGTGGCCGCCTCTTCCAGCGCGGCCTGGGTTTTCAAGTCCATACCGGACTTGGCCCAGCGCTTGTTGAGCAGGGCGGCGCGGCTGTTGACGTTCAGCACGGCGCCCTTGCCCGTGATCACCTTGGGCTTGGCAACGGGTTCCAGGGTGGTATTGAGATTCTTGACATTGGGCAGCGAGGCGCATGCAGCCAGGGTCCAGCACAGCAATAGGGCGGTGAGGCAGGGTTGCATGCGCCTAGCGGTCATTTTTGAGCCTTGTTCGTCAGTGACAGGTTTGCCGATTCATCGGCCAATGCCAGGGGTGGCGGGTTTTTCGAGCCAAAGAAGAAGACGATGGGCGAGCGCAGGAAACGCTTGCCCAGAATCTTCAGCAATTGCATGCCGTGCTTGAAGCGCACCTGGCGCGAACGCAGGGCCACCCACAGGGCCAGGCCGAAGCTGACCAGCAGGTTGGCCGTGCCGATGGCGAAGATGCCCGACAGCGACTTGACGGCCAGCTGCCAGCTCATGTTGTGGTCGAGGCCCACGAGGGCCGTGGCGAAGTTGGCGGCCGAGAAGGTGATGTGGCGGATATCGATCGGCAGGCCGATCAAAAAGCCCAGGGTGCCGATGGAGCCGAGCAGGATGCCGAAATAGAAGTTACCCATCAGTCCGCCCAGGTTGTTTTCCAGGTACAGGCCCAGGCGCTGCAGGCGTTCCTGGCCGATCACGCGGCCCAGGCTGCGCAATTGCGCGATGCGTTGCGCCCAGCGCGTGTACAGGGCCTGGTTGTCATAGTAGCCGGAAATCAGGCCCGCCACGAACAGGCACACGCCGGCGATCATGGCGTAGAAGATGGCGGGGCTGCCGATGGGGTCGATATCATGCAGCAGGCGCATGGCTTTTTCCGGCGTCACCAGATTGTGCCCCGTGATCGCCTTGTAGCCGAGCGCGATCAGCCACGCCGTGGGAATGGCCGTGGCCAGGTTGCCCAGCACGGCCATGTTTTGCGTGCGGAAGACCTTGTTGATCAGTTCGGCCATGCTGTCGAGGTCGATGTTCCGGCCATCCTTGCTGTGCAGGCCTGCCGCGATGCGCGACGCCGTCATGGCCGGCTGCTTGGTGGCGACCGTGAAGTGCAGCAAGTGGATGAACATGAAGCCGATCGAGTAATTCATGCTGAACATGAAGGCTTCGACCAGCGGCGCCGAGCGCAGATACGACATCAGTATCTTGAACAGGGCCATGAAGCCGATGATGATGCCCGCGCCCGCCGACGAGAGGAACATGGCGCCCATTTCGCGGCGGTTTTCGGCGATGTAGTGTTCGCCCGTGCGGCTCGCGTTTTCCGTCACATTGCGCGCCAGCAAGTTGATATTGTCGGAAAACAGGTCGCTGACCTTGTATTTGTTGTTGTGCGCCTGGATCAGTTCCAGCGCCAGCCCGACGGCGCCCGCGCGGCGGCGGCTGACGGGTTGCGGGTGCAGCAGGTCTTGCGTGGCGTCGACCGTGATGGCGGCGATGTCCACGTTGTTCGACGCGGGCAGCTCGCCGCTCGTGTCGACGAGGAACAGCAGCTTGCGCAGGCGCTCGATGCTTTGCGCCAGCGCCACCAATAAATACGTGAGGGGAATGCTGGTGCCCTGGTACAGCGCCTTTTTGCGGATCTTGGCGATGACGGCGTCGCACTGGTCCAGCATCACCAGCAAATGGCGCGCATCCTCGATGTGCTCGATGTCGCCTTGCAGCAAATTCGTGTAGGCGTCGAGGTAGGCGTTCACTTCCGTGTTTTGCACCATGAATGGCGACTGGAACACTTCGATTTCACTGTGGAAACGCGTCAATTCCGGTTCCAGTCCCATCGCGCAGACGCGGTAGGACAGGGTGCGGATGGCGTCGAGCATGCCTGGCAGCATGATGTTGCCATCGCCGACGGCCAGTTCGATGTCGTCGCTGGTGAGCACGTCGAACAGTTCCAGCCAGTCCGTCGCGGGCACGTTGCTGATCCACAAATAATCGGTCTTCAGGTACAGCACCTGGTCGAGCGCGTCGTTCAGATATTCATCGCCGAGGGCGGGCGGCAGCATGCGGTAGGCGATGCGGCGTTTCAATTCCGTGAAAAAACCGCTGTTCGACAGCACGCCGATATCGGTGTAGAGGCTGGCGTGGCGGCGCGCGGCCAGCACGCGCAGCACGTATTCGTGCAGGGCGCGCGCCTGGGCGGGGTTACCTTTGAGAAGCTGGCGCAGGGTGCGCACGTTGGCAATCGCGGTAGCGCTGTCGTGAGGGCGCTTGGGACGCAGTGAGTTGAATAATTCCACCAGCAAGTCGATATTGCTGGAATTGGGGTCAATGCGTTCGAGGATAGCTAGCATGCAAAAAAACGGGCGAGCCGCTGTCGGTAAAACCAGTAGTGTACCGCCTGCATCAGATCACGCAACGTTCGCCACCGAACATTGCTGTACGGCAGGGCCTGCTATTCACGTCATTTTGCCGCAGATTGCCACACATCATGGTCATTCTTGCGTGTTGTCAGTGTACGACGCATTTCCCGGGACTAAGCTGAAGTTTCTGTTGTACAACGCACGGATGGCTGGACAAAAAGCGGGGATAAGGTAACACTGAGATCAGACACACAGCGCATGTCCTGATCAATACCGGGAAGTTTCATCCACGTTACCGAGATATTTATCATGAAGACCTCGTATTTTGCGCTTGCTGTGATAGGGATGGGGCCTTTTGCGCTGGGCGCGACGGCCCAGGCTGCCGATGGCGCGGGCAGTGCCGCATCCAGTCACGTTGCCGTGTACGGCGTGCTCGACGCGGGCATCGTCGCCGAGCGGGGCTGCGCCGCCGATTGCGCCGGCGCCAAGGTGTCCGGCGGCGTCGCGTCCGGCTCGCGCCTGGGCGTGCGGGGCCGCGAAGCGCTGGGCAACGACGTCTCCGCCGTCTTCACCCTGGAAGCGGGCATCCAGAACGACACGGGCCAGTCGGAAGAGGGCCGTCTGTTCGGCCGCCAGGCCTATGTGGGCCTCGACAGCCGCCTGGGCGCGCTGACCCTGGGACGCCAGTACAACCTGCAATACCTGACCCTGACCGACGTGGCCGACCCGTTCAAGGGCGGCATGGCCGGCAGCGCCGGCAACCTGGCCGGCTACAGCGTGAAACGTTACGACAATACCGTCAAATACGCGACACCGGCCTTGCGCGGCGTGACCGCCAGCGCCATTTACAGTTTCGGCGAGTCGCCGTACAGCAGCGCCAACAACCGCGCCTATGGCGCCACCCTCGGCTATTCGGCCGGCGCCGTGAATGTCAGCGTGTCGCACCAGCGCAAGAACAACTTCATCCTCGCCTCCGGCACCTTGCCCGCCATCGACATGTCGGCCCGCAACACCCTGATCGCGGCCAACATCGACCTGAAAGTGGCCACCGCCTTTGCCGCCGTGGGCGTGAACAAGGGCTATGGCAGTTCGCCGTGGGACCCGAACAATGCCTACAGCTCGCTGGCCCTGTCGATGTCGTCGTCGGACAGCCGCGACACCTTGCTGGGCGTGTCCGTGCCCGTGGGCGGCTTCAAGCTGCTGGCGTCCTGGGTGCGCAAGGATGACCGCGACCTGGCCAACCGCGACGCCAGCCAGGTGGCCGTGGGCCTCACGTACTCGCTGTCAAGGCGCAGCGATTTCTACGCGTCCTACGCAAAGATCCACAACAAGAACGGCGCCCGCTACACGGTGGGCAATGCCAGCGACGCGGGACGCGGCGACGCCGCCTTCAACATGGGCTTTCGTCACGGTTTCTGACCAGCAGCGCTTGATGGCGTGGGGCAGTTTGCTCCCAGCCACTTGCCGTTGCTCGTCACGTTCACCTGTTCCGGCGTACCGCGCGCGCTGGTCGTCACCGCCAGTTGCATGCTGAACGCCTGCTCGCCGCTGAATATCACCTTGCCTTCGCCGCTCGATTTCGGATTCGCGCACGTAAACGACACCTGCATTCCGCCTGCGATGTCCTTGTTCTTCGAGGTGCAATCGCCGGGCTGGCCCGTGGGAATCTGCTTGCGCGCGGCCATTTCCGGCGTCACGCACGCCGTCACGCGCACGGCGCCGCTGGCGTCCACGGTGGGCATGGCCATGCCGCGGCTGGCCGCCATGCTTTCCAGCTGCTTGCGTTGATCGGGAGGAAGGTTGCCCAGCTGCTGCAACACCATGGACATGGCGTTGTCGGTGGCGGCGTCGGGCGACGCCATCTTGCTGTCGACTTGCCACAGGCCAGGCTTGATGGTGGTCGATGGCGGGGCGGCCTGGACACTGGCTTGGGCGCCCAAGGCGGTGCAAGCCAGCAGGCTCAGGCTTAGCAAAGAGTGGTTCATGTTGGCGTCTCCAGAAAAGGCAGACCCCAGCATACGGCATGGCAAGCGGGGCACGCTTGCCATTGTGTTACAAACTGTGATCGGGCTCGATGCGGCGCACGTCGACGCTGGCGATGCGGCGCTCGTCGGCCTCGAGGATTTCATAGCGCAGATCGTCGAGTTCCAGCACTTCGCCCACGGCCGGCATGTTTTCGAAATGCGCCAGCAGGAAGCCGGCCAGCGAGTTGTACTCGCCGTCTTCGCTGACCAGGGTTTCCGTCTCGAACACTTGCTCCAGGTAATGCAAGTCCGTCGCGCCGTCGATGCGCCAGTGGCCGGGACCCAGCACTTCCACGTCGGGCTGCTCGTCCTCGTCGGGGAATTCGCCGGCGATGGCTTCCAGGATGTCGATCGGCGTGAGCACGCCCTGCACGGTGCCGAACTCGTCGACCACCAGCACCAGCTGGCCGCGCGAGCGCTTCAGCGTTTCCATGGCTTTCAGCACGCCGGCCGCTTCCGGCACGACGACGGCTTCGCGCATGCTGGCCGGGTCGATCTTGCCGTGCGATACCAGGTCTTCGATCAGGTCCTTGCTGCGCGCGATGCCGACCACATTGTCGAGGTCGTCATTGCAGACAGGAATCATGCTGTGCGGCGTTTCGCGCAGCAGTTGCAGCATCTTGTCGCTGCTGTCGTTCAGGTTGACCCACGACACGTCGCCGCGCGGCGTCATGACGGAGCGGATCGAGCGCTCGGCCAGGGTCAGCACGCCGCTGACCATGTTGCGCTCTTCCACGCCGAAGGCGGAGACGTCGGGCAATTCCTTGACTTCGTGCTCTTCCACGGTTTCGCGGCCCTTGCGCCCGCCCAGCAGGCTCAGCACGGCTTGCGCCGTGCGGTCGCGCAGCGGGGCGTTCGACTGCAGCTTGAGGAAGTTGCGGC is part of the Janthinobacterium sp. 67 genome and harbors:
- a CDS encoding phosphatase PAP2 family protein, with the protein product MSMTTGWATKLRRFVEARLSPEGELGLHMTVGVALMLVAIVVFHEIAEAVMGMAQITVIDLQVAQWFNQHAVPWATRCLLVVTHMHGVIGAITLAVLLGWYLHRKGADYWLFTLVITMPGVMFLNLLLKYIFVRARPSFDEPILQTALSTYSFPSGHTATSTALYGLLAAYLICQTAPGAWGKRIAIALAAFLMAALVGFSRIYLGAHYLSDVLAAMAESYGWLAICIAGVSTLRRRRHIRQTK
- a CDS encoding diacylglycerol/lipid kinase family protein, which gives rise to MSKIAVIINGGAGCGYAPDWAQQLEAKFATVGLDAAITLAQSGVEMIATAEQALRDGAPIVVAGGGDGTINAVASVVVGSGTPFGVLPLGSLNHFAKDLTIPLELDAAIANVAQGVPRQVDVGEVNGRIFLNNSSLGLYPDIVRDREKQQRRLGRGKWLAFSWALVAALRRYPFLSVQLTLNDAVHARRTPFVFIGNNEYLMEGLNIGERERLDGGQLSLYVAQRPGRLGLLKLALHALFGKLSQAKDFDVLTATDLEIATHHRRLRVATDGEVTIMNTPLQYRIRPAALDVIVPAPVKE
- a CDS encoding metallophosphoesterase family protein is translated as MRTIVHLSDLHFGRVDADLLAPLRALVERLEPDVVVVSGDLTQRARSVQFQQARHFLDSLPGPQIVVPGNHDVPLYNVFSRFLTPLVKYRRHVTDDLSPEYVDEEIAVLGINTARSLTFKDGRISHEQIDFLRERLGRLPPGLTRIIVTHHPFDLPEHFDEDDLVDRAPQALQMFSECGVDLLLAGHLHASVAGNTAERYKIAGYAALMVQAGTATSTRGRGESNSFNVLRVENSCIRVERYSWNEDAADFEKVSTEAFERQGGVWASLRPL
- the cls gene encoding cardiolipin synthase, which translates into the protein MQPCLTALLLCWTLAACASLPNVKNLNTTLEPVAKPKVITGKGAVLNVNSRAALLNKRWAKSGMDLKTQAALEEAATGVPLIKGNKVTLLFDGPQTMAAMFQAISDAKTSINLETYIFDQDPLGLKFADMLIEKQQAGVTVNVIYDSVGTIGVPQAFFDRMRAAGVHLVAFNPVNPAKLKGDDWKINNRDHRKVLIVDGKTAFTGGINISDTYAKSSLFRSKNKAADKKDVGWRDTHVKVEGPAVAAFQWLFIRTWAQQDQADLPDANYFPVLAEVGDKLVRVVASEPEGGFEIYKAYILAIQEAKKSIHITSAYFVPDQQTVDALIAAAKRGVDVTVVLPGVSDSGLVFHAGHALYDQLLAGGIRIFHLKLAVLHAKTAVIDGAWSTVGSTNIDMRSFLHNSELNVIVLGDSFGREMENAFQEDLRDSEEITKSKWETRPLSDRMKEWAARFMNYWL
- a CDS encoding site-specific recombinase; the encoded protein is MLAILERIDPNSSNIDLLVELFNSLRPKRPHDSATAIANVRTLRQLLKGNPAQARALHEYVLRVLAARRHASLYTDIGVLSNSGFFTELKRRIAYRMLPPALGDEYLNDALDQVLYLKTDYLWISNVPATDWLELFDVLTSDDIELAVGDGNIMLPGMLDAIRTLSYRVCAMGLEPELTRFHSEIEVFQSPFMVQNTEVNAYLDAYTNLLQGDIEHIEDARHLLVMLDQCDAVIAKIRKKALYQGTSIPLTYLLVALAQSIERLRKLLFLVDTSGELPASNNVDIAAITVDATQDLLHPQPVSRRRAGAVGLALELIQAHNNKYKVSDLFSDNINLLARNVTENASRTGEHYIAENRREMGAMFLSSAGAGIIIGFMALFKILMSYLRSAPLVEAFMFSMNYSIGFMFIHLLHFTVATKQPAMTASRIAAGLHSKDGRNIDLDSMAELINKVFRTQNMAVLGNLATAIPTAWLIALGYKAITGHNLVTPEKAMRLLHDIDPIGSPAIFYAMIAGVCLFVAGLISGYYDNQALYTRWAQRIAQLRSLGRVIGQERLQRLGLYLENNLGGLMGNFYFGILLGSIGTLGFLIGLPIDIRHITFSAANFATALVGLDHNMSWQLAVKSLSGIFAIGTANLLVSFGLALWVALRSRQVRFKHGMQLLKILGKRFLRSPIVFFFGSKNPPPLALADESANLSLTNKAQK
- a CDS encoding porin, with the translated sequence MGPFALGATAQAADGAGSAASSHVAVYGVLDAGIVAERGCAADCAGAKVSGGVASGSRLGVRGREALGNDVSAVFTLEAGIQNDTGQSEEGRLFGRQAYVGLDSRLGALTLGRQYNLQYLTLTDVADPFKGGMAGSAGNLAGYSVKRYDNTVKYATPALRGVTASAIYSFGESPYSSANNRAYGATLGYSAGAVNVSVSHQRKNNFILASGTLPAIDMSARNTLIAANIDLKVATAFAAVGVNKGYGSSPWDPNNAYSSLALSMSSSDSRDTLLGVSVPVGGFKLLASWVRKDDRDLANRDASQVAVGLTYSLSRRSDFYASYAKIHNKNGARYTVGNASDAGRGDAAFNMGFRHGF
- a CDS encoding DUF3617 domain-containing protein, with product MNHSLLSLSLLACTALGAQASVQAAPPSTTIKPGLWQVDSKMASPDAATDNAMSMVLQQLGNLPPDQRKQLESMAASRGMAMPTVDASGAVRVTACVTPEMAARKQIPTGQPGDCTSKNKDIAGGMQVSFTCANPKSSGEGKVIFSGEQAFSMQLAVTTSARGTPEQVNVTSNGKWLGANCPTPSSAAGQKP
- a CDS encoding TerC family protein — protein: MEWLFDPTIWVGLLTLVVLEIVLGIDNLIFIAILAEKLPPHQRDKARVLGLTLALVMRLGLLSLISWLVTLTTPLFSIWTFSFSGRDLILLVGGLFLLFKATSELHERLEGVTHAQTGPKVYAGFGLVVAQIVVLDAVFSLDAVITAVGMVENLYVMMAAVVISIVVMMLASKVLTRFVNAHPTVVVLCLSFLLMIGLSLVAEGLGFHIPKGYLYAAIGFSIVIEFFNQLARRNFLKLQSNAPLRDRTAQAVLSLLGGRKGRETVEEHEVKELPDVSAFGVEERNMVSGVLTLAERSIRSVMTPRGDVSWVNLNDSSDKMLQLLRETPHSMIPVCNDDLDNVVGIARSKDLIEDLVSHGKIDPASMREAVVVPEAAGVLKAMETLKRSRGQLVLVVDEFGTVQGVLTPIDILEAIAGEFPDEDEQPDVEVLGPGHWRIDGATDLHYLEQVFETETLVSEDGEYNSLAGFLLAHFENMPAVGEVLELDDLRYEILEADERRIASVDVRRIEPDHSL